The DNA sequence GCAATAACTCTCTGCTCCTTGAACTTTCCTAGAGGCTGGAAATATCCACCAGAGGCATCCCATGAGGCATGTAAGGGACTGCTGCTAGAAAGAAAGGGTAGGCAGCCACCATCCATAGTGTGCAACAATCTAAGTGTTTTGAATATGCAACAAGGCCTCTCTAAATAGTGATCACTTGCTGTACCTCTTCTGAGGTATAGCATGCACAGAATATCCTTTTTTAATCAAGAAAACTGCTTACAATCTAGATGTCCTGGATAGAATTTCTGTCCACAAAAATTATGCAAGGAAGGGACTGCATGTTTACATAAGTGCAACCAGTACACTGTTCAATTGACTATCGATAATAATTGCATTCTAAAGAACAAAATCAGATTCTAATTCTTAGCATAAGTATGCTATGTATCATAACTGTGCAGTCTCAAAGTACTGTGCATGCTTTTATTTCTTCTGCATCAGATAGTATAGATGGCTATAAATGTAACAGAAATATAGAAGCACATCCATTAATGGAAAAATAGTAGCAAACTATATCCTGTTAAATTACGGCAATTTatgatcaattaaaaaaaatgaaaatagccTTAATATGTacatgagttgttttttttaaaaaaagataccttATAAGGACCCATCAGTCTTCTTTTTACATCCAGTCTGTAATTTCTAGATTGTTCAGGATTACTCATGTCTGTTGCACGCAATCGGAGAATTTCATAAACCCGTCTGGTATGTTGCTGACAAATAAGAGGAGAAGCATATGAATCAAAAGTCTCAATATATACAAGATTGCAGAGCCTCTTTCAAGGTTCTTTAACCCCATCCCCTGTTCTTAAGCCCCAACGTGTCTAACTTCCAATCACTTTTGGAGCCATATACTTTACAACAGTCCTGATAAAAATATTTCAGCCCAAGAGAACTGAAAATGGTATAGTTTTGAAAGGTGCACATGCATTGTTTTCAGGACTGGGCGGCAGAAATTTTAGCCTATCCAGTGCTGAGTTTCTTGGAATGTAACGGAAGCAGGTCTTTGCATTCGTTCCTTTCCTCCTGCCCGAAAGAAATGGTTTTAAGGAGACCAGATAGAGAGGACAtccccctcttccctccctcttaacCTAATGTTACTTTAGCTGGATGTACCTCCTACCATCAATACCGATGTCCACGTGGGACCAGGTTCATGATACAATCTGCCTCACAGTTATGTCAGGCGCGCCAAATATAATGTGTTTTCTTTCCTGTGCAGCAATGTATTGCACCCCATAGGAGTTCAGGATGTGGAAAGACGATTCCTCACAAAATTGGCTGCTACTACATTGAGGCAACtaccttccctcctttcttcactGTAAACGTTTTCATACTAAATAATCTCAGCATCCACTGAGGGCAAAGGACCATTCATATAAGGTTTATTCATTCAGtgggaaaataattatttctattcCAGCGGGAACAGAGTGATATTTAAGATACTTTACAAAATGAGCAGATTAAACACACCTGaatttaatacaaaaaacataattaaatcaaTTATATTCAAACACATTTGCAGATCCATTCTTTTCTCTTTAGGGAAcgaattctttaaaatgtttcttacTTTTCTTTGGTGTCTAAAGTAGTAACCCTCAGAGGGCTGCAGTTGTGACACTCCAAATTTTGTCAAGAAGGCAACTACATCAGACCTAGCCAGCTTAGGCAATGGTGAAGGATTATGCAaagtgcagtccaacatcatctggaggaccacagctgACCACCCCTTACTAACCGGTATCAAGCACAATGGCCAAATTCAACTCTGAAGCAAAGGAATTCTTTCCAGGCAATATTAGCCAAGTCATCTGGCATGTGCTTCCCAGCAGCTTGATGAAAACTTTTCTGAAGCTTCAATGTCTGGTTCCAAATGGTGCTAAGAACCAAGACCCAGTGATGGCTGGCTTGGGAAACTGCCTGCAACAGGCAATTTCCAAAGCTGCTCCTCACCCAGTGTCTTGACTACTATGCCTGAGTAGAGCCAGGCATTAAAGAACTAGGAGGCTTTGAACAGCGACATCCTCTATCGGGCACATGGTCAggctcttccttttaaaaaaaatatttccaaaaaattTTATTACACTGTGTATAATACATATTATACAATCATGTTTCATATTataatttgaaataataaaatggtCAGGCTCTTCCCACTGCAGCAGCATACACTAAAAGTAAGTGGCTGGAGCCCTCGCCTACCACATTTCCTATGACCACTGCTATCACAGGAAGGCCTTGGACACTTTTCTCTATGAGAAGTGAGAATGTCAGACTGTTCATGCAGAAGCTTGACCCTATATAATCCTGATGTTGGAAGAGTCTTATTACATAAGGAGATTGATCCAATAGGAACCACATAAATGAAAAAAACTTGCTTTATTTTTGGTCATCTACTGCTAATTTATCTGGTATTATTCACTGTGATCCTGTGTTAGGAGTCCATTTGCATTCACCAGATCATCtttgacattttcaaatgtaataTCATATTTTCCTTTCTAGGCAAGTAATGAGAAGTACAGAAGGCAATCAGCACTGATATAACAGCTGTTCTGTTTTACTGCCACTTTTTCCTACCTACAGCATTTTGGTGTATACTCTTCAAATAGTTCACTTTTCTGGAATTTTGCCCTTAAAAACAGATCTCCTACATTCCTCAAAGGCATTACTGAATCCTTTACTGCTAGtgacattttggatttttaaaaaatgagaccaTGAGAAACCAGCTACTAGaaaaaaattagttttatttGACAATAGCTTTGAACATTGCAGAAAGGCTTGTGAACAGAACTTTTGATCTAACCATGGGTTATGAtaagtgtgtgcatgcacacacaagggAAAAGCTAAACTGACCAAATCCCGCTACTTCTGCAGCCTACAACTACCACTCCCATTCTCGTGCAAATTTCCAGTATACCGCACAGTGAGGAGGGAATAGGTGAAAATGATCTTCTTCCATTACCAAGTCTTCCATTAGATCAAAAACCCTTCTGTGAACAGACTGACATCTGTTGCTTGCAGAAAGGCAACATAAGATGTAATTCAGAAGGTCCTTACTTCAATATATTTTAAGATCATATACCTTATTTACTTTCAACTTTTGTTGAGCTTCTGTTACCATATCTTGACTGAAACCTTGCTTGAGCTTTTCTGGAGAAAAGCAAGGTAAATCTTGACACAGTTTCACCAATACAAAATCTCGTAGTTTCACATAGTTTTCAGATGGATCTTCAGCTAAAAGAACAAAACACAGCAGTTTTGAAATGGTTTTTCCTTTACAAATAACCAGATCTAATTCTTTTAAAAGTTCTCTTTTACTAATCCTAGTATTTGACTGTAGATAATATATTTTTACAAGTTTAAAATTTAAGTTTAGATAAGAGCAGTACTGCATATACTTGGAACACTATGTACAATAACAACTAATTTACACTTTGTGCTATTTGAAGCAGTCACATAATCACTCACAGTCGAGTCTAATGTTCTAGATATGATACATTTATATCTATACTATCTCTGCTTTCTGAAGTTTTGCTAAGAGGACAAACATACCACAAACCTGAAAATGATTTTAGCTctagccttttctttttctttgaattctttcagtTTGAGAATCACGTCTTGAACCTCTAATTTAGATACTTCAATTAATTTTTAGTAATGGTAAGTTGGATTTTAGCATGTTTTTAATAGTATttatatacagtgctacctcgggttacgaaattaattcgttccgccgttccgttcgtaacccgagtaatttcgcaacccgaaaaggctttccgttagcgctggaaagccgctagccgcgctttgcgtttgaatttcgcgccgaaataaatttcgtaacccgaaaaaaatatcgtaacccggaacagttttttccaatctaactttttcgtatcccggaaatttcgtaacgcgatcaattcgtatcccggggtaccactgtactttgttgtaTCTCACTTTAAGACATCATTGCATACCGGAACTATATACAAGTTGTTTAACACAACAATAACCCAATATGATAAAATAGAGGGTTCTCTGTAGATTCAATGGCCTTTGAGTACTGCAGCTTAAAAGCTGCACTTCTGTTTGGAAATGAATTTCCAAGATACTTTCAGAAATGtcgtttaataaataataaatgctcGTTTTAGAAGTGCATGATCTAATTTAAATGTTCAACTTCTAGTTGTAATAGCAATTTTAGTTTGGCTGCAAGTGCCTTCTATTGCTTATCAACGAATCAAGAAAGGCAATAgttgcaagaagaagaaaacaaaaaattcagatactgcagttctacttggttAATGGAACCACTTTCATTAGTGTATTGACACAGAAACCTAATTTGAAGAAAATTGGATGCCTGAACACTGAACTTCAGTTTAAACATTATCATGTTTAAATAGTTACATTTAAGTACATCTGGATATGTTCCCTACATTAAGATAAAGGGATGTTCTCTATCATATAGAAATTATGTTATCTAAGCAGTCTCCAAAGATGAAAGGTCAAAACCCCTTTCTTTATAAATATGTTGATTTATAATATTCAGATTTGTATATGTGACTCCTGGTAGCATTAACTTGTCACTAGGATCTTGTCAGAATAGTaggtgtttgttgttaactgcctatcaagtcaacttccacttatggcaacccaatgagtgagaacctccaagtcaccctatcatcaacagccctggcacgggtcttgcaaacacagggccatggcttctttgattgaatctatccatctggaatgcagtcttcctcttttcatactgtcttctactttaccaaatattattgtcttttctagtgagtcaggtCTTCtcttgatatggccaaagtacaacagactgtttagtcatcttggcttctagggagagttcaggcttgaattgctctaggacccatttattggtgtGTGGTTCGTTTGCTTTTTGTATCAGTAGAACTCTCCAGCtctacatttcaaataagttaattttgttcctgtcagctttcttcatgccAACTATCACAAGCATACACATAAATGGGATATATGATAGTACAGTaatgacaatcctaactttagtattcaatggtaTACATTTATACTTCAGGATTTTGAGGTTCTAGTTGTCTCCTGATTTATTCACCGCAGTATTCTGATTAATGCCTGAACCAAGGCATgaaaaatctttaaatatttctatgtcttcatcatcttctttaaagttatgtaaatcatctgtggtcattattgttttcttaatgttcagttgtaaacctgcctttgcactttcttccttcagcaattgttccaaatctttgctgttttctgctagtatagtatggtgtcttctgcaaatcTGATATTGCTgattttccttcctccaattttcacacctctttcCTCTAAATCTAATCCTTGTTTCATGTATGATAATACATAATATTACCATACTATTACTATCATGCATAATATTATTAAATACACAAGATCTCTCTTAAGTTTGCTGCCTTGGGCAATTCAGTTACCACCCCAGGTTATTCTAAATATGGGCTTTTCATTTGTGAAGCTGACTTATGAATTTACTGAACTCCAACTAACTGCTTAGTATCACAGTGAATGAAATGGAGCAGCAGGCTGAGTGACATCTCCCTCTCAGTGCAAAGTGCACAGTGTAGGTAAGCCACCTTAGCCAAGATGGAATAAGTAATATCTGTAGAATCTCTTCAATACATTTTGCATATTCACTTTCTGTGTCTTCCCAGCAGAGACAATCAGAACTCATTAGAGCTTGAGTAAAAGCAAGTGCAAACGAATTACCAtttccttttcccaaaggaaCTATAATTTGGTACAACTTTTCTTGCCATCGTGTCTTGTCATTACACTGGATACAGAAACTGTCTGCTAACTACACTCACTTGGAAGTAAAATTCACTGAAAATAACTAGAATGGCTTATAAATAAAAGGAAGCATGGCTCACTGGTGTCCAAATTATGCACTGGATGTTGGATGCAAAATGCTCATTCTGAATGCAGTCTGACTGCTGCATCCAGTAATTAACATAACTAAAGAGTGTTAGCAGCTGATGCTTTACTCTTAAAATGGGAGTCATTACTGGTCAAACATAGAGCAATGCCTATCACTTAAGAAAGTCCATCTTAGCAGTTTCCACTCTAAAAACCTATTGGTTCTTTTGAGACAAGAAGTCCAAGGAAAGCCATAATTTTCTTATCAAGAGTTGTCTGTAGAATTTTGTTTACTGGGCACCATGGTCTTCTACATCatgttataattttataatacaCTGAGGGCAATCCTGGGAATGATATAAACTCCATATCCAAGAAAACATGCAGTTGGCCAGAGCAGGGAATTAAAAGTTTAGAACAGGAATATTAAGTCCTAGTTATAAAAAACCTTCAAAGTTCATTCAAATGTATGTGAACAAGGACCACAAATTACGagacattttttatttatcttatttaatAAGTTTATATCCTGTTTCCTCTAAAAATAGCGCTCAAGATTGctaatatcaaaatacataaaacaccAATACTATAATTAAAATAGAGAAAAGATCAAATTCGCAAATATAGGAAATAGGGAGGCTCAAATTCACAAAAGTAACAAATTCATGAAAAACACATCAGTAGGTTAACCAGTTCAATCTCCCGTTAAACCAACAACTACTTTATAAATCTGATTACCTTTTACATCTCCCTCAGTCTGAGGCACCCTTTATATATAGCCACCTTATAACTTTCAATGCCATCTCACTTTCATAATTTCTTATCCCCCTCCCATCTCTCCAACCCAATTTTCCCTTAACAGCAGCAATGAGAAATGGATGAAAAAGAGAAATTCATCTCTCTATACCTTTCAAACTCCCAGTCAAAAACAGCATGCTCCCTAGCAGATTATTCTACAGAGcaatttaaaatctgttttagagCAGTTTTACTGAAAAAATACACACCATGTTCCATGTATTGATGCAGTGGCCTgggtttttggtttttatttttttattattatttttttgccacTACAGTATATGGCCTAGCTTTTTTATCTTTCTATTGTTATAAATACCTTACTGAGAATGCTATTTATGGTCAGATACATTTAATTAGAATGTTGTCCATAGACATTactattttataatttattttatacatGATGATAGAAAGTGATATGGTGGTTCCATGGGACTGTCATAAACAGAACTGCCATTTATATAACAGATATACAGTCGCCCCCTCctttttcgtgggggatccgttctggactccctcaCAAAAATGGAGTTTCCCTTATATTCAAACCCTATTGGCTTGAACATAGGCACGGGTGTGAGTGTTGTGGGCACACATCCCATTCATTCCCCCTCAGTTCATCCCTTGAGCATAAGTGAGGGACGTGAGTCTGAAGACCACGAGAACGGAGGGAGGATTGTAGTTCTAAGCAATCTTCATGATTTAATTACAGATCGTAAGTTCAGAACCTAGCCCCACCAGATGTGTTAGCACATTTtctggggatgatgagagttgcagttcaacacatctggaaattACTAGATTCAAAAAGGTTATTGTATACAGATATGAGTGTTTCACTGTTGGCCAACTTCAAGCCACAAGGAGTTTTTGAAATTCAGAGGTACTTAAACATAAGAATTCTATGATCAGGGAAATCGCTCTAGTCTTACTAGGCATAAACAGACTTGGTGAACAGAAGAATCAAAGATTTAGAACTGATCAAAGAtctgagtacagtcagccctctataatcatggatttttttatccatggatttaaccatccacagcttgaaaatattcatatatatatatatatatattccaaaacaggaaagcttgattttgccatttcatgtaagagacactgttttactatcccactgcatttaatgggacttcagaatccatggattttggcatccatgggggctcctggaaccaaatcgcagagataccaagggcccactatcaTAACCTGGCAGTGATATTTCACAAATGTATATATACTTGAAATATTGTTTTTCCCATTAGTTCAGATTGCTCTTCAAATGTAATATTTTTCCAAGTTTTATAATCAATGGATATGCCCACTAGGATATTTAAAGGTGGCTGCATAGAGATACAAACATGACCCACAGAACTATACAATTCATTCTAAAAAACCTAGGGGCCTTTAAAGTTCAGTTACTTTCAAAAGCAATTTGTGCCAGGGCTCTCAATCCTACATCATGTTTAAAATACtgttaaatcagaaaaaaatgccTCTCTCTTACTTCCTCAAGCAGAAATTTCTGATGAGATTTCCCCACTTCCTTTCAGTGAATACAAGGCGCTCTAATTTTTAAGATGTCAAAATACTATTGGATTTATTGTGGCATCTTTTGAAGTGAGCTCCAGTCCTCAAACACATACACTACAATATGCCTGTTTAGAGTCAGTAACTTTGAACCACCACCAAAGTTCACAccagtattgttttaaaatttctacACATTCCAAGTTCATGCTCATCAAGCATTCATACTTTTCATCTCCAAGGTCATAAAAATGGTGCAGACAGTTTTAGTGTTCAGAAGGATAATGTCTCACACAGTGTTTCTCTGATTTAGTGCTTTGCCTTAAGGAAGAAAGCGCTGCAAGGAGTTTCAAAAACCTAAATCTCTTGTCAAGTCAGCTGCGCAGTCTGCAATAAAAATGGCTAATTAACTGGTAATCCTTTCATGCCAGGGATTGGATTTCCATGGTGCACTGTTCTCTGAAGGAAAGGATTTGAAGAATTACATTATGCACAGTTCTTATGTAAGGAAGGGTAGCATTAACCTTGACCTCTGCTTAAGTTAATCTTTGAAAGATAATTTAATTTTGACAGATGAATTTGGAAATTTACGTTATTGACTGTCAGGAAAGTAATATTCAAAGCTTCATATAAATGAATTCCCATTTCCAAAGGAAGACTCATTTTACATACCTGTTATATCAAGTACTGTAGGGGAGGACATATAGTATCTGTGAACTGTTTCTAAAAGCTGAGCCCCATGGCCTTCGCCTTGGAACGGAGGCAATATCAGCATTTGGCTAgaagtattaaaaagaaaaaaagttttgcagAAAATAAGAAATGTACCCCCACCCTGAAAATCAGCCTGCTTTACCTTTGAGAGTGACTTTCAAATTCACTAAACAGAAGATTTTACAtagaaaacactttttaaaagtgcCAGTCTATCATACTATAGGTTTGAGATTCCATCCCATTTGAAGTGCAAACAATGAAATAACTAAATGCAAAGCTAAGTAAGTTTAAATTCAAAACCTCCCCCAAACCCCCAAACCCCCAACAAACAAGTATTGGGAACTTCAACAGTACTCTCTTCTGAAATAAAAGGCAAGGCACGTGTTATGCTGCCAATTACCTTACACGTGGCCGGGTTTTGTCTGGGTACACATAGTAATTATAGACTGTCATATAGCCTACGGTCGCAAAGAGCGTAGCTCCGTCCTTATTATACTTCTCAAATCTGCAGATAAAACAGAAAGCCAAGCAGGTCAATTACAGTCGCGCTCCCATGCAGTgtccattttcttttccattctctgACTGAATTTTCAGTGTCAGCAAGCTACTCTGTGAGGGCCCAATGGGTACACCTGCTATGTTCTGAATGTACAATTCACTTAATTGGTGTGCAGCAACTTGGATAAATCAGACCTCTTTACAGCACTTCAGCGCACTTGCCTATTATAAAGATGAATAGGTGGCAAGTAAAAGAAAACACAGGCAAAGCTCATTTTACTGTTTAAGCCCTACATTCAGGGCTCCAACAGACAACAGTATTTAATTTGGCTCTATTCTCAAGGTCTTGCAAAgcataatggatgcaaactccaatCTGATAAACAATAGTTTTTCCTTTCCTGGGAAAAATATCATTATACTGTCCCAATAATTGGCTAGCCACAATTAAAATGCAGCCTTTGTGGAGGTAATAAGGTCCACTGTTGCTTTAGAACTGTACTTACACTAGAAAGTAGTTCCATCTTTCATCATCTACGTCAATAAAGCTCGCTGTTTCAATAAACCACATCAAGAAGGTCTGAAGCCTTTCATGATACTCTCGAAAGCCTAAGCATGTCATGTCAGCCTAGGGAAAAAGCCAAAAGAAGTCAGGTGAAACTCCTTACAGAAAGGAAGAGCATCTTGTTAGACATAATAAAATGCTTTAGTAGAAAACTGTTTATAAGCCCCTTGGCAAAGCATAATCTTGCAGACATAAAGTGTAACATATATTGAAAATATCTGCTTGAGAATCATTTAAACATTATAATGAAAGCGGCATCTCTCTGCTAAGGACAAAACTTTGAATGTTTCTTTTTACCTTATATATTTGATATGTTATGTCTTCGCCTGCTTCTTCATTATGCACAGAATATGTGTGCAGCAATATCCCAAATGGCTTGAAGTTAACCTCTTTTTCCAGCAAAGATACAAAGTCATCTGTACTTCTGCTAAAGCCTGGTGGAATTATTTCTCTAATTTTAGTTTCCACATCATCTGCCtgaaaaataagagagagaaaataagagtCTATTTCCTACAAAGAAATCTAGGTAGGGTAGTCTTTTGAATAAATAAGTGGATACTTCAGAGATTCAAGATCTAGGGAGAATGCCAGTGCAATACATAAGATAGTTTCCTATAGTTTCCCTCAGACCTTTGACCCAGCCACAACATAATGCTATGTATCCTTGGCACTCACTAGATGCCCCCTTGTGGTCCTTAATATACAAAGCTCAGAGCATCCAATCCCCATCCCAGATCAGAGAAAATATTCAAATCTACCATTCCAAGGGAtccaccagatttttttttacacaattaTAGTCTTCTAAATTTAGGTTTTGCTGAGTGAAACTGTATGCACCCCTAACAGGAGGTGTGTatgtgaaagggaaaaaaaggcctGGTCATTCACATTATAATTGATGTCCATCACTTAACGGTCAATTCTATGATCTATTTTTCAACTgactcccgccccccccccccaaactacaaCAGAAGGGACTAA is a window from the Sceloporus undulatus isolate JIND9_A2432 ecotype Alabama chromosome 1, SceUnd_v1.1, whole genome shotgun sequence genome containing:
- the HAT1 gene encoding histone acetyltransferase type B catalytic subunit isoform X2; the encoded protein is MEKKLAEYKCNTNEAIHLKLVRFPEDLEDDSTTFHPEFSHQVFGDDEVAFGYKGLKILLYYIAGNLSTLFRVDYTSKVNENFDCVEADDVETKIREIIPPGFSRSTDDFVSLLEKEVNFKPFGILLHTYSVHNEEAGEDITYQIYKADMTCLGFREYHERLQTFLMWFIETASFIDVDDERWNYFLVFEKYNKDGATLFATVGYMTVYNYYVYPDKTRPRVSQMLILPPFQGEGHGAQLLETVHRYYMSSPTVLDITAEDPSENYVKLRDFVLVKLCQDLPCFSPEKLKQGFSQDMVTEAQQKLKVNKQHTRRVYEILRLRATDMSNPEQSRNYRLDVKRRLMGPYKKKQREIAKMRRCLRPEELTNQLNQIDLNLQHKQLEETFQQLVSDYRRVLERLAQV
- the HAT1 gene encoding histone acetyltransferase type B catalytic subunit isoform X1, producing MAGLSAMEKKLAEYKCNTNEAIHLKLVRFPEDLEDDSTTFHPEFSHQVFGDDEVAFGYKGLKILLYYIAGNLSTLFRVDYTSKVNENFDCVEADDVETKIREIIPPGFSRSTDDFVSLLEKEVNFKPFGILLHTYSVHNEEAGEDITYQIYKADMTCLGFREYHERLQTFLMWFIETASFIDVDDERWNYFLVFEKYNKDGATLFATVGYMTVYNYYVYPDKTRPRVSQMLILPPFQGEGHGAQLLETVHRYYMSSPTVLDITAEDPSENYVKLRDFVLVKLCQDLPCFSPEKLKQGFSQDMVTEAQQKLKVNKQHTRRVYEILRLRATDMSNPEQSRNYRLDVKRRLMGPYKKKQREIAKMRRCLRPEELTNQLNQIDLNLQHKQLEETFQQLVSDYRRVLERLAQV